In Macaca nemestrina isolate mMacNem1 chromosome 11, mMacNem.hap1, whole genome shotgun sequence, a single window of DNA contains:
- the LOC105492423 gene encoding unconventional myosin-VIIb isoform X5 yields the protein MKYLLNFIGQGPATYGPFCAERLRRTYANGVRAEPPTWLELQAVKSKKHIPIQVILATGESLTVSVDSASTSREVCMHIAHKQGLSDHLGFSLQVAVYDKFWSLGSGRDHVMDAIAQCEQLAQERSESQRQSPWRIYFRKEFFAPWHDSREDPVSTELIYRQVLHGVWSGEYSFEKEEELVELLARHCYVQLGASVESKAVQELLPSCIPHRLYRTKPPERWASLVTAACTKAPYAERQATPLAVREQVVDAAHLQWPLLFSRLFEVTTLSGPRLPKTQLILAVNWKGLCFLDQREKTLLELSFPEVMGLVANREAQGRQRLLLSTMHEEYEFVSPSSVAIAELVALFLEGLKERSVFAMALQDRKATDDATLLAFKKGDLLVLTKKQGLLASENWTFGQNDRTGKTGLVPTACLYTIPTVTKPSAQLLSLLAMSPEKRKLAAQEGQLAEPRPEEPPKEKPHTLEEFSYEFFRAPEKDTVSMAVLPLARARGHLWAYSSEPLRQPLLKRVHANVDLWDIACQIFVAILRYMGDYPSRQARPSLELTDQIFTLALQHPALQDEVYCQLLKQLTQNSNRHSEERGWQLLWLCTGLFPPSKGLLPHAQKFIDTRRGKLLAPDCGRRIQRVLRTGPRKQPPHQVEVEAAEQNISRICHKVYLPNDTSEMLEVVANTRVRDVCDSIATRLQLASWEGCSLFIKIADKVISQKEGDFFFDSLRQVSDWVKKNKPQKEGAPVTLPYQVYFMRKLWLNITPGKDVNSDTILHYHQELPKYLRGFHKCSREDAIHLAGLIYKAQFNNDRSQLANVPKILRELVPKDLTRLMSSEEWKKSIRLAYDKHKDKTVEEAKVAFLKWICRWPTFGSAFFEVKQTSEPSYPDIILIAISRRGVLLIHPKTKDLLTTYPFTKISSWSSGSTYFHMVLGNLGRGSRLLCETSLGYKMDDLLTSYVQQLLSAMNKQWGSKAPALASA from the exons ATGAAG TATCTACTGAACTTCATCGGCCAAGGGCCGGCGACCTATGGCCCCTTCTGTGCCGAGCGCCTGAGACGCACCTATGCCAATGGGGTGCGTGCAGAGCCCCCCACCTGGCTGGAACTGCAG GCTGTCAAGTCCAAGAAGCACATCCCCATCCAAGTCATCTTGGCCACTGGAGAGAGCCTGACCGTCTCTGTGGACTCAGCCTCCACATCTCGGGAAGTGTGCATGCACATCGCTCACAAGCAGGGCCTCAGCGACCACCTGGGCTTCTCACTCCAGGTCGCCGTGTACGACAAG TTCTGGTCCCTGGGCAGCGGGCGCGACCACGTCATGGATGCCATCGCCCAGTGTGAGCAGCTGGCCCAGGAGAGGAGTGAGAGCCAGCGCCAGTCACCCTGGCGCATCTACTTCCGGAAGGAATTCTTCGCCCCCTGGCACGACTCCCGGGAGGACCCTGTTAGCACTGAGCTCATTTACCGCCAAGTCCTGCACGGAGTCTGGTCTGGCGAATACAGCTTCGAGAAG GAGGAAGAGCTGGTGGAGCTGCTGGCCCGGCACTGCTACGTACAGCTTGGCGCCTCAGTGGAGAGCAAGGCTGTCCAGGAGCTGCTGCCCAGCTGCATCccccacaggctgtacaggaccAAGCCCCCAGAGAGGTGGGCGAGCCTCGTCACTGCCGCCTGCACCAAG GCCCCATACGCTGAGAGGCAAGCCACACCACTGGCTGTGCGAGAGCAGGTGGTGGACGCCGCCCACCTGCAGTGGCCACTGCTCTTCTCCCGGCTCTTTGAAGTCACCACACTCTCAG GCCCCCGCCTGCCCAAGACGCAGCTGATCTTGGCTGTTAACTGGAAGGGGCTTTGCTTCCTGGACCAGCGGGAGAAGACGCTGCTGGAGCTCTCTTTCCCAGAGGTCATGGGTCTGGTTGCCAACAG GGAGGCCcagggcaggcagaggctgctgcTCTCCACCATGCATGAGGAATACGAGTTTGTGTCGCCCAGCAGCGTGGCCATCGCTGAGTTGGTGGCCCTGTTCCTGGAGGGCCTGAAGGAGAGGTCCGTGTTCGCCATGGCCCTACAGGACAGGAAGGCCACAG ATGATGCCACCCTCCTGGCCTTCAAGAAGGGGGACCTGTTGGTCCTGACAAAGAAGCAGGGGCTGCTGGCCTCTGAGAACTGGACCTTCGGCCAGAACGACAGGACGGGCAAGACGGGGCTGGTGCCCACGGCCTGCCTCTACACCATCCCCACGGTCACTAAGCCCTCGGCACAGCTGCTG AGCTTGCTCGCCATGTCACCAGAGAAGAGGAAACTGGCGGCTCAGGAGGGGCAGCTCGCAGAGCCACGTCCCGAGGAGCCACCCAAGGAAAAGCCGCACACCCTGGAGGAGTTCTCCTACGAGTTCTTCAG GGCTCCAGAGAAGGATACAGTGAGCATGGCCGTGCTGCCCCTGGCCCGTGCCCGCGGCCACCTGTGGGCCTATTCCTCCGAGCCGCTGCGACAGCCGCTGCTCAAGCGAGTCCACGCCAACGTTGACCTCTGGGACATCGCCTGCCAGATCTTTGTCG CCATCCTCCGGTATATGGGCGACTACCCCTCTCGGCAGGCCCGGCCCAGCCTGGAGCTCACCGACCAGATCTTCACGCTGGCCCTGCAGCACCCGGCCCTGCAGGACGAGGTCTACTGCCAGCTCCTGAAGCAGCTGACGCAGAACTCCAACAG GCACAGTGAGGAGCGGGGCTGGCAGCTGCTGTGGCTCTGCACTGGTCTCTTCCCGCCCAGCAAGGGGCTCCTGCCCCATGCCCAAAAGTTCATCGACACCCGGAGGGGGAAGCTGCTGGCCCCCGACTGCGGCCGCCGCATCCAGAGGGTCCTCAG GACAGGGCCCCGGAAGCAGCCCCCGCACCAGGTGGAGGTGGAGGCCGCGGAGCAGAACATCTCCCGCATCTGCCACAAGGTCTACCTCCCCAATGACACCAGCGAG ATGCTGGAGGTGGTTGCCAACACACGGGTGCGGGATGTGTGTGACAGCATTGCCACCAGGCTGCAGCTGGCCTCCTGGGAGGGCTGCAGTCTCTTCATCAAGATTGCAGACAAG GTCATCAGCCAGAAGGAGGGAGACTTCTTCTTCGATTCCCTGAGGCAGGTGTCTGACTGGGTGAAGAAGAACAAGCCCCAGAAAGAAG GGGCCCCCGTGACGCTCCCCTACCAGGTGTACTTCATGCGGAAACTGTGGCTCAACATCACCCCGGGGAAGGATGTGAATTCGGACACCATACTCCATTACCACCAG GAGCTGCCCAAGTACCTGCGCGGGTTCCACAAGTGTTCGCGGGAGGACGCCATCCACCTGGCGGGCCTCATCTACAAGGCCCAGTTCAACAACGACCGGTCCCAGCTGGCTAATGTCCCCAAGATCCTGAGGGAACTGGTGCCCAAGGACCTCACACGCCTGATGTCCTCGGAGGAGTGGAAAAAG AGCATCCGTCTGGCCTATGACAAGCACAAGGACAAGACAGtggaggaggccaaggtggccttCCTGAAGTGGATCTGCCGCTGGCCCACCTTCGGGTCTGCCTTCTTCGAGGTGAAG CAAACCTCGGAGCCCTCCTACCCGGACATCATCCTCATCGCCATCAGCCGGCGTGGGGTTCTGCTCATCCACCCCAAGACCAAG GACCTGCTCACCACCTATCCCTTCACCAAGATCTCCAGCTGGAGCAGCGGCAGCACCTACTTCCACATGGTGCTGGGGAACCTGGGCCGTGGCAGCCGCCTGCTGTGCGAGACCTCCCTG GGCTACAAGATGGACGACCTGCTGACCTCATATGTGCAGCAGCTCCTGAGTGCCATGAACAAGCAGTGGGGCTCCAAGGCCCCAGCCCTGGCCAGTGCCTAG
- the LOC105492423 gene encoding unconventional myosin-VIIb isoform X4, translating into MTKRWDEIYCQICKQLSENFKTSSVARGWILLSLCLGCFPPSERFMKYLLNFIGQGPATYGPFCAERLRRTYANGVRAEPPTWLELQAVKSKKHIPIQVILATGESLTVSVDSASTSREVCMHIAHKQGLSDHLGFSLQVAVYDKFWSLGSGRDHVMDAIAQCEQLAQERSESQRQSPWRIYFRKEFFAPWHDSREDPVSTELIYRQVLHGVWSGEYSFEKEEELVELLARHCYVQLGASVESKAVQELLPSCIPHRLYRTKPPERWASLVTAACTKAPYAERQATPLAVREQVVDAAHLQWPLLFSRLFEVTTLSGPRLPKTQLILAVNWKGLCFLDQREKTLLELSFPEVMGLVANREAQGRQRLLLSTMHEEYEFVSPSSVAIAELVALFLEGLKERSVFAMALQDRKATDDATLLAFKKGDLLVLTKKQGLLASENWTFGQNDRTGKTGLVPTACLYTIPTVTKPSAQLLSLLAMSPEKRKLAAQEGQLAEPRPEEPPKEKPHTLEEFSYEFFRAPEKDTVSMAVLPLARARGHLWAYSSEPLRQPLLKRVHANVDLWDIACQIFVAILRYMGDYPSRQARPSLELTDQIFTLALQHPALQDEVYCQLLKQLTQNSNRHSEERGWQLLWLCTGLFPPSKGLLPHAQKFIDTRRGKLLAPDCGRRIQRVLRTGPRKQPPHQVEVEAAEQNISRICHKVYLPNDTSEMLEVVANTRVRDVCDSIATRLQLASWEGCSLFIKIADKVISQKEGDFFFDSLRQVSDWVKKNKPQKEGAPVTLPYQVYFMRKLWLNITPGKDVNSDTILHYHQELPKYLRGFHKCSREDAIHLAGLIYKAQFNNDRSQLANVPKILRELVPKDLTRLMSSEEWKKSIRLAYDKHKDKTVEEAKVAFLKWICRWPTFGSAFFEVKQTSEPSYPDIILIAISRRGVLLIHPKTKDLLTTYPFTKISSWSSGSTYFHMVLGNLGRGSRLLCETSLGYKMDDLLTSYVQQLLSAMNKQWGSKAPALASA; encoded by the exons ATGACAAAAAGATG GGATGAGATTTACTGCCAAATCTGCAAGCAGCTCTCAGAGAACTTCAAAACAAGCAGTGTGGCGCGGGGCTGGATCCTGCTCAGCCTCTGCCTCGGCTGCTTCCCACCCTCAGAGAGGTTCATGAAG TATCTACTGAACTTCATCGGCCAAGGGCCGGCGACCTATGGCCCCTTCTGTGCCGAGCGCCTGAGACGCACCTATGCCAATGGGGTGCGTGCAGAGCCCCCCACCTGGCTGGAACTGCAG GCTGTCAAGTCCAAGAAGCACATCCCCATCCAAGTCATCTTGGCCACTGGAGAGAGCCTGACCGTCTCTGTGGACTCAGCCTCCACATCTCGGGAAGTGTGCATGCACATCGCTCACAAGCAGGGCCTCAGCGACCACCTGGGCTTCTCACTCCAGGTCGCCGTGTACGACAAG TTCTGGTCCCTGGGCAGCGGGCGCGACCACGTCATGGATGCCATCGCCCAGTGTGAGCAGCTGGCCCAGGAGAGGAGTGAGAGCCAGCGCCAGTCACCCTGGCGCATCTACTTCCGGAAGGAATTCTTCGCCCCCTGGCACGACTCCCGGGAGGACCCTGTTAGCACTGAGCTCATTTACCGCCAAGTCCTGCACGGAGTCTGGTCTGGCGAATACAGCTTCGAGAAG GAGGAAGAGCTGGTGGAGCTGCTGGCCCGGCACTGCTACGTACAGCTTGGCGCCTCAGTGGAGAGCAAGGCTGTCCAGGAGCTGCTGCCCAGCTGCATCccccacaggctgtacaggaccAAGCCCCCAGAGAGGTGGGCGAGCCTCGTCACTGCCGCCTGCACCAAG GCCCCATACGCTGAGAGGCAAGCCACACCACTGGCTGTGCGAGAGCAGGTGGTGGACGCCGCCCACCTGCAGTGGCCACTGCTCTTCTCCCGGCTCTTTGAAGTCACCACACTCTCAG GCCCCCGCCTGCCCAAGACGCAGCTGATCTTGGCTGTTAACTGGAAGGGGCTTTGCTTCCTGGACCAGCGGGAGAAGACGCTGCTGGAGCTCTCTTTCCCAGAGGTCATGGGTCTGGTTGCCAACAG GGAGGCCcagggcaggcagaggctgctgcTCTCCACCATGCATGAGGAATACGAGTTTGTGTCGCCCAGCAGCGTGGCCATCGCTGAGTTGGTGGCCCTGTTCCTGGAGGGCCTGAAGGAGAGGTCCGTGTTCGCCATGGCCCTACAGGACAGGAAGGCCACAG ATGATGCCACCCTCCTGGCCTTCAAGAAGGGGGACCTGTTGGTCCTGACAAAGAAGCAGGGGCTGCTGGCCTCTGAGAACTGGACCTTCGGCCAGAACGACAGGACGGGCAAGACGGGGCTGGTGCCCACGGCCTGCCTCTACACCATCCCCACGGTCACTAAGCCCTCGGCACAGCTGCTG AGCTTGCTCGCCATGTCACCAGAGAAGAGGAAACTGGCGGCTCAGGAGGGGCAGCTCGCAGAGCCACGTCCCGAGGAGCCACCCAAGGAAAAGCCGCACACCCTGGAGGAGTTCTCCTACGAGTTCTTCAG GGCTCCAGAGAAGGATACAGTGAGCATGGCCGTGCTGCCCCTGGCCCGTGCCCGCGGCCACCTGTGGGCCTATTCCTCCGAGCCGCTGCGACAGCCGCTGCTCAAGCGAGTCCACGCCAACGTTGACCTCTGGGACATCGCCTGCCAGATCTTTGTCG CCATCCTCCGGTATATGGGCGACTACCCCTCTCGGCAGGCCCGGCCCAGCCTGGAGCTCACCGACCAGATCTTCACGCTGGCCCTGCAGCACCCGGCCCTGCAGGACGAGGTCTACTGCCAGCTCCTGAAGCAGCTGACGCAGAACTCCAACAG GCACAGTGAGGAGCGGGGCTGGCAGCTGCTGTGGCTCTGCACTGGTCTCTTCCCGCCCAGCAAGGGGCTCCTGCCCCATGCCCAAAAGTTCATCGACACCCGGAGGGGGAAGCTGCTGGCCCCCGACTGCGGCCGCCGCATCCAGAGGGTCCTCAG GACAGGGCCCCGGAAGCAGCCCCCGCACCAGGTGGAGGTGGAGGCCGCGGAGCAGAACATCTCCCGCATCTGCCACAAGGTCTACCTCCCCAATGACACCAGCGAG ATGCTGGAGGTGGTTGCCAACACACGGGTGCGGGATGTGTGTGACAGCATTGCCACCAGGCTGCAGCTGGCCTCCTGGGAGGGCTGCAGTCTCTTCATCAAGATTGCAGACAAG GTCATCAGCCAGAAGGAGGGAGACTTCTTCTTCGATTCCCTGAGGCAGGTGTCTGACTGGGTGAAGAAGAACAAGCCCCAGAAAGAAG GGGCCCCCGTGACGCTCCCCTACCAGGTGTACTTCATGCGGAAACTGTGGCTCAACATCACCCCGGGGAAGGATGTGAATTCGGACACCATACTCCATTACCACCAG GAGCTGCCCAAGTACCTGCGCGGGTTCCACAAGTGTTCGCGGGAGGACGCCATCCACCTGGCGGGCCTCATCTACAAGGCCCAGTTCAACAACGACCGGTCCCAGCTGGCTAATGTCCCCAAGATCCTGAGGGAACTGGTGCCCAAGGACCTCACACGCCTGATGTCCTCGGAGGAGTGGAAAAAG AGCATCCGTCTGGCCTATGACAAGCACAAGGACAAGACAGtggaggaggccaaggtggccttCCTGAAGTGGATCTGCCGCTGGCCCACCTTCGGGTCTGCCTTCTTCGAGGTGAAG CAAACCTCGGAGCCCTCCTACCCGGACATCATCCTCATCGCCATCAGCCGGCGTGGGGTTCTGCTCATCCACCCCAAGACCAAG GACCTGCTCACCACCTATCCCTTCACCAAGATCTCCAGCTGGAGCAGCGGCAGCACCTACTTCCACATGGTGCTGGGGAACCTGGGCCGTGGCAGCCGCCTGCTGTGCGAGACCTCCCTG GGCTACAAGATGGACGACCTGCTGACCTCATATGTGCAGCAGCTCCTGAGTGCCATGAACAAGCAGTGGGGCTCCAAGGCCCCAGCCCTGGCCAGTGCCTAG
- the LOC105492423 gene encoding unconventional myosin-VIIb isoform X3, whose amino-acid sequence MTLGIADMWLRTDKDWKVGKTKIFLKDHQDTLLEVQRSQVLDRAALSIQRVLRGYRYRKEFLRQRRAAVTMQAWWRGYCNRRNFKLILVGFERLQAIARSQQLARQYQAMRQRTVQLQALCRGYLVRQQVQAKRRAVVVIQAHARGMAARRNFQQRKANGMQAPLVIPAEGQKCQGALPAKKRKSIYDTVTDTEMVEKVFGFLPAMIGGQEGQAPPRFEDLESKTQKLPEVDLDTVPMVEEPEEDVDGLAEYTFPKFAVTYFQKSASHTHIRRPLRYPLLYHEDDADCLAALAVWNVILRFMGDLPEPVLYARSNQQGSSVMRQIHDTLGRGHGAQAPQHRFAQRSGHKDKGTKDISSMKLKRSSRITGQVASQLNIGEETLEPDGLGADRPMSNLEKVHFIVGYAILRPSLRDEIYCQICKQLSENFKTSSVARGWILLSLCLGCFPPSERFMKYLLNFIGQGPATYGPFCAERLRRTYANGVRAEPPTWLELQAVKSKKHIPIQVILATGESLTVSVDSASTSREVCMHIAHKQGLSDHLGFSLQVAVYDKFWSLGSGRDHVMDAIAQCEQLAQERSESQRQSPWRIYFRKEFFAPWHDSREDPVSTELIYRQVLHGVWSGEYSFEKEEELVELLARHCYVQLGASVESKAVQELLPSCIPHRLYRTKPPERWASLVTAACTKAPYAERQATPLAVREQVVDAAHLQWPLLFSRLFEVTTLSGPRLPKTQLILAVNWKGLCFLDQREKTLLELSFPEVMGLVANREAQGRQRLLLSTMHEEYEFVSPSSVAIAELVALFLEGLKERSVFAMALQDRKATDDATLLAFKKGDLLVLTKKQGLLASENWTFGQNDRTGKTGLVPTACLYTIPTVTKPSAQLLSLLAMSPEKRKLAAQEGQLAEPRPEEPPKEKPHTLEEFSYEFFRAPEKDTVSMAVLPLARARGHLWAYSSEPLRQPLLKRVHANVDLWDIACQIFVAILRYMGDYPSRQARPSLELTDQIFTLALQHPALQDEVYCQLLKQLTQNSNRHSEERGWQLLWLCTGLFPPSKGLLPHAQKFIDTRRGKLLAPDCGRRIQRVLRTGPRKQPPHQVEVEAAEQNISRICHKVYLPNDTSEMLEVVANTRVRDVCDSIATRLQLASWEGCSLFIKIADKVISQKEGDFFFDSLRQVSDWVKKNKPQKEGAPVTLPYQVYFMRKLWLNITPGKDVNSDTILHYHQELPKYLRGFHKCSREDAIHLAGLIYKAQFNNDRSQLANVPKILRELVPKDLTRLMSSEEWKKSIRLAYDKHKDKTVEEAKVAFLKWICRWPTFGSAFFEVKQTSEPSYPDIILIAISRRGVLLIHPKTKDLLTTYPFTKISSWSSGSTYFHMVLGNLGRGSRLLCETSLGYKMDDLLTSYVQQLLSAMNKQWGSKAPALASA is encoded by the exons GAAGGAGTTCctgaggcagaggcgggcagccGTGACCATGCAGGCCTGGTGGAGAGGCTACTGCAACAGGAGGAATTTCAAGCTG ATCCTCGTGGGCTTTGAGCGCCTGCAGGCTATTGCCCGGAGCCAGCAGCTGGCGAGGCAGTACCAGGCCATGCGGCAGAGGACAGTCCAGCTGCAGGCCCTGTGCAGGGGATACCTGGTGCGCCAGCAAGTCCAGGCCAAGAGGAGGGCAGTGGTGGTCATTCAGGCCCATGCCAGGGGCATGGCTGCCCGACGCAACTTCCAGCAAAGGAAGGCCAAT GGTATGCAGGCGCCGCTGGTCATCCCGGCCGAGGGGCAGAAGTGCCAAGGCGCTCTCCCCGCCAAGAAGCGCAAATCCATCTACGACACCGTCACTGACACGGAGATGGTGGAGAAGGTGTTCGGCTTCCTCCCTGCCATGATTGGGGGCCAGGAGGGCCAGGCCCCGCCGCGCTTTGAG GATCTGGAATCAAAGACCCAGAAGCTGCCTGAGGTTGACCTGGACACAGTCCCCATGGTGGAGGAGCCTGAGGAGGATGTGGATGGCCTGGCCGAGTACACCTTCCCCAAGTTCGCCGTGACTTACTTCCAGAAATCAGCCAGCCACACGCACATCCGGCGGCCCCTCCGATACCCGCTGCTTTACCACGAAGATGACGCTGACTGCTTG GCTGCCCTGGCCGTGTGGAACGTCATCCTGAGGTTCATGGGCGACCTCCCAGAGCCAGTGCTGTATGCCAGGAGCAACCAGCAGGGCAGCTCTGTGATGCGGCAGATCCATGACACGCTGGGCAGGGGGCACGGTGCCCAGGCTCCACAGCACAGATTTGCACAG AGATCTGGCCACAAGGACAAAGGAACCAAGGATATCTCCTCCATGAAGCTGAAGCGGTCCTCCCGGATCACGGGCCAG GTGGCCAGCCAGCTGAACATTGGAGAGGAGACATTGGAGCCTGATGGCCTTGGTGCAGACCGGCCCATGTCCAACCTGGAGAAGGTGCACTTCATTGTGGGCTACGCCATCCTGCGGCCCAGCCTCAG GGATGAGATTTACTGCCAAATCTGCAAGCAGCTCTCAGAGAACTTCAAAACAAGCAGTGTGGCGCGGGGCTGGATCCTGCTCAGCCTCTGCCTCGGCTGCTTCCCACCCTCAGAGAGGTTCATGAAG TATCTACTGAACTTCATCGGCCAAGGGCCGGCGACCTATGGCCCCTTCTGTGCCGAGCGCCTGAGACGCACCTATGCCAATGGGGTGCGTGCAGAGCCCCCCACCTGGCTGGAACTGCAG GCTGTCAAGTCCAAGAAGCACATCCCCATCCAAGTCATCTTGGCCACTGGAGAGAGCCTGACCGTCTCTGTGGACTCAGCCTCCACATCTCGGGAAGTGTGCATGCACATCGCTCACAAGCAGGGCCTCAGCGACCACCTGGGCTTCTCACTCCAGGTCGCCGTGTACGACAAG TTCTGGTCCCTGGGCAGCGGGCGCGACCACGTCATGGATGCCATCGCCCAGTGTGAGCAGCTGGCCCAGGAGAGGAGTGAGAGCCAGCGCCAGTCACCCTGGCGCATCTACTTCCGGAAGGAATTCTTCGCCCCCTGGCACGACTCCCGGGAGGACCCTGTTAGCACTGAGCTCATTTACCGCCAAGTCCTGCACGGAGTCTGGTCTGGCGAATACAGCTTCGAGAAG GAGGAAGAGCTGGTGGAGCTGCTGGCCCGGCACTGCTACGTACAGCTTGGCGCCTCAGTGGAGAGCAAGGCTGTCCAGGAGCTGCTGCCCAGCTGCATCccccacaggctgtacaggaccAAGCCCCCAGAGAGGTGGGCGAGCCTCGTCACTGCCGCCTGCACCAAG GCCCCATACGCTGAGAGGCAAGCCACACCACTGGCTGTGCGAGAGCAGGTGGTGGACGCCGCCCACCTGCAGTGGCCACTGCTCTTCTCCCGGCTCTTTGAAGTCACCACACTCTCAG GCCCCCGCCTGCCCAAGACGCAGCTGATCTTGGCTGTTAACTGGAAGGGGCTTTGCTTCCTGGACCAGCGGGAGAAGACGCTGCTGGAGCTCTCTTTCCCAGAGGTCATGGGTCTGGTTGCCAACAG GGAGGCCcagggcaggcagaggctgctgcTCTCCACCATGCATGAGGAATACGAGTTTGTGTCGCCCAGCAGCGTGGCCATCGCTGAGTTGGTGGCCCTGTTCCTGGAGGGCCTGAAGGAGAGGTCCGTGTTCGCCATGGCCCTACAGGACAGGAAGGCCACAG ATGATGCCACCCTCCTGGCCTTCAAGAAGGGGGACCTGTTGGTCCTGACAAAGAAGCAGGGGCTGCTGGCCTCTGAGAACTGGACCTTCGGCCAGAACGACAGGACGGGCAAGACGGGGCTGGTGCCCACGGCCTGCCTCTACACCATCCCCACGGTCACTAAGCCCTCGGCACAGCTGCTG AGCTTGCTCGCCATGTCACCAGAGAAGAGGAAACTGGCGGCTCAGGAGGGGCAGCTCGCAGAGCCACGTCCCGAGGAGCCACCCAAGGAAAAGCCGCACACCCTGGAGGAGTTCTCCTACGAGTTCTTCAG GGCTCCAGAGAAGGATACAGTGAGCATGGCCGTGCTGCCCCTGGCCCGTGCCCGCGGCCACCTGTGGGCCTATTCCTCCGAGCCGCTGCGACAGCCGCTGCTCAAGCGAGTCCACGCCAACGTTGACCTCTGGGACATCGCCTGCCAGATCTTTGTCG CCATCCTCCGGTATATGGGCGACTACCCCTCTCGGCAGGCCCGGCCCAGCCTGGAGCTCACCGACCAGATCTTCACGCTGGCCCTGCAGCACCCGGCCCTGCAGGACGAGGTCTACTGCCAGCTCCTGAAGCAGCTGACGCAGAACTCCAACAG GCACAGTGAGGAGCGGGGCTGGCAGCTGCTGTGGCTCTGCACTGGTCTCTTCCCGCCCAGCAAGGGGCTCCTGCCCCATGCCCAAAAGTTCATCGACACCCGGAGGGGGAAGCTGCTGGCCCCCGACTGCGGCCGCCGCATCCAGAGGGTCCTCAG GACAGGGCCCCGGAAGCAGCCCCCGCACCAGGTGGAGGTGGAGGCCGCGGAGCAGAACATCTCCCGCATCTGCCACAAGGTCTACCTCCCCAATGACACCAGCGAG ATGCTGGAGGTGGTTGCCAACACACGGGTGCGGGATGTGTGTGACAGCATTGCCACCAGGCTGCAGCTGGCCTCCTGGGAGGGCTGCAGTCTCTTCATCAAGATTGCAGACAAG GTCATCAGCCAGAAGGAGGGAGACTTCTTCTTCGATTCCCTGAGGCAGGTGTCTGACTGGGTGAAGAAGAACAAGCCCCAGAAAGAAG GGGCCCCCGTGACGCTCCCCTACCAGGTGTACTTCATGCGGAAACTGTGGCTCAACATCACCCCGGGGAAGGATGTGAATTCGGACACCATACTCCATTACCACCAG GAGCTGCCCAAGTACCTGCGCGGGTTCCACAAGTGTTCGCGGGAGGACGCCATCCACCTGGCGGGCCTCATCTACAAGGCCCAGTTCAACAACGACCGGTCCCAGCTGGCTAATGTCCCCAAGATCCTGAGGGAACTGGTGCCCAAGGACCTCACACGCCTGATGTCCTCGGAGGAGTGGAAAAAG AGCATCCGTCTGGCCTATGACAAGCACAAGGACAAGACAGtggaggaggccaaggtggccttCCTGAAGTGGATCTGCCGCTGGCCCACCTTCGGGTCTGCCTTCTTCGAGGTGAAG CAAACCTCGGAGCCCTCCTACCCGGACATCATCCTCATCGCCATCAGCCGGCGTGGGGTTCTGCTCATCCACCCCAAGACCAAG GACCTGCTCACCACCTATCCCTTCACCAAGATCTCCAGCTGGAGCAGCGGCAGCACCTACTTCCACATGGTGCTGGGGAACCTGGGCCGTGGCAGCCGCCTGCTGTGCGAGACCTCCCTG GGCTACAAGATGGACGACCTGCTGACCTCATATGTGCAGCAGCTCCTGAGTGCCATGAACAAGCAGTGGGGCTCCAAGGCCCCAGCCCTGGCCAGTGCCTAG